DNA from Kluyveromyces marxianus DMKU3-1042 DNA, complete genome, chromosome 8:
AAGTTAATATTGTagattcttcttgtccttgGATCATTTTTCCGAAGAGCATCAAATCTCTTTGCATCCTTAGTTATTTCGTTTAAGAAATCGAATGTTTCATCATGTGTATTGATAGTAATTGGTTTTTTCTCTCTAGTGCTTTTTGCAGGTAATATTTCCTGTTCTGAAACATAGGAATCGCTAGATGGGGATTCGTCACTTAGAAGTACAATACTGTCAGAATCATCTTGAGAATCTATTTTGTCAATGGCATTCTCTGTCTCTGCTTCCGTTTTCTGAGTTTTGACAGAGGAATTCTTAAgattttcatcattatatGCCCTCTTTTTGTTCGCTATCAACGGCGTAGATAACTTGAGAGTCGATGTGTTGACCACATTAGTATCATCTGCTATCTCcaattcatcttcttcttcagaaagaTCTTGATTATAAAAGAAGTCATCTGAGTCGCTATCACtcatatattatatagaaaaaattgaaattgactTGATTTACTATTATGTTCAGTTATCTGTAAATGAATTAACTGTATAGATGATTTACAAATCTGTTTGATCATCCATGAACTAATAGTCCAGAAGACTGGTAGAATTCTATTGAACGCTTTCCTGTAATTTTATCAAAAATACATATTAAAAATGATTTCGCACGTGACTTGGtagagaaaagagattcTATGCACATAAGCTCTTCCCTACAGCGACAACAAAAGCTTAATGTTTTTGGACTATTTATAGGATATTTAAATGTTAGATAAACTAAACGTCAATGGTTTCTTGGATCGAGCAATATCTCTCATAGTAGTGCTTAAATAGCTTAATTTGAAGTTCGATATCTTTTGCGGAACCTGTTTCCCTAATAGAGTGCATTGACAAAATAGGGTTACCAATGTCCAATGTTCTAATACCAGTTTTGGATGCTAAGATTGGACCAATAGTGGAACCACATGGTACATTATTTGCACCAACAAAGAGTTGCAATGGTACCTTCGCTTCATCTGCAATCTGCTTGATGAGAACCAAACCTGGAGAGTTAGTCATATATCTTTGATTTGCGTTGACCTTAACAACTGGACCAGAGCCAAACTGTGGTTTGTGTTGAGACTCATGTTTTGAAGCATAGTTTGGATGTGCGGCATGTGCCACATCACTcgacaagaagaaggatttAGCGGCAGTTTGTAGCAAGGTGCTTGAAGGCGCTTCCCAGGAGTTCGGGTTTTCTTCAGCTGTGGATGTTGATAAGGCTCTTGAAGTTAAAATCCTTTCTAGGACATTAGGTAAGAAGTTAGAATCAGCACCTTGTGCAGAAGATGAACCGATTTCTTCATGGTCAAACATAGCCGCCAAGTTGATACCTTTTTCCATATTTGGGTCAAGATTCTCTACCTCTGTTAAACCATGCATAGCTGTGAAACAAGATGTTAAGTTGTCTAAACGGCCTGAAAATACAAATTCATCGTTAATACCTCCAAGAGTTGAAGGTTTGTGATCATAAAGGATTAATTCAAAATCGATAATGTCGTTTACAGATTCAAGCTCCAAGTCTTTGGAAATTAGTTTTAGCAAATCCTCATGATGTCTCTCGATAATAGATTTCAAAGAGGAGAATTGGGCCTCGGATAATGGTTGAGAATCACCACAACAACCAtctattttctttgcttcttcttgcttcttATCATTTAATGATAAACCTGAAATAGGAAGCAATTgagtttctttgttgaactCAAACTTTGCATTCACATCTCTATCTAAATGGATGGCCAATGTTGGTATTTTTAGTAATGGTTTCTTTAAATCCACTAACTTTGCAACTGTCTTTTTGGTATCTTTATCATGAACCATGACTCTTCCGGCAATAGAAAGATCTGAATCAAACCATGAATGCCaaataccaccaccatAGCATTCAACACCAATTTGAGCAAAGCCTTCACTAGCTCTTTTCGAAATTGGTTTAATCCTTAACACTGGAGAGTCAGTATGTGTACCAACAATAGCCACTGGGTTGCCTGGTGCCCATTCCTTTCCCACAACGAATGCGACAATAGAAGAGTTATTTCTGGTCACAAAGTACTTGCTACCTCTTTCCAAAGATTTATCCCATGAATCAGTctctttcaattccttAAATCCCTTAGATAAGAAATGAGACTTGATGTTATGAACAGCATGGTATGGTGTTGGAGAACtattcaagaagttgataaaTTCTTGTGGATAATTGAAAGCCTTAGCGCCAGACATAGTAGATTTAGTTCGAAGGTGTATTCTCAGCATACAACGGTTTATAACGATAGAATCAAATAAAACAGTTTACCCTATTTAAAACGACTCTGTTTCTTGTTGCTGTTAATCTCCTTATATAATGCGTTTGTTTGCATTTGTGCTTTTCGAATGTCATGAAGAAAACTTGGTAAGAGATTTGGTTGCAAATTTTATGAAACCTTACGACATACATAATCCCctaacaagaagaaatattataGGAATTTTTAAATTTCGGGGGAAGACCCGAGAGTCTGACGTTAATTTATGGGCATTTTCTAGTTTTGATATATCACAAATTATGACTTGTTAACGAAATGCGTGGAGTTCGGGTACTCTGGGTTTTAAAGTCCAGACAAAATGTGACACATCCTAAAATGATCGTTACATGCTGACAAGGCTGAAGTTGTGACACACAAATGTCTATGAATTGGCGGAGTGTGACAGTAAGTATGTTGATTGAATGGTTGATATTAGGAAAGCTACTTCGCACAGTTATCATGTCTCTTTGATTACAGTAATTCAGCTCAGTACAGCACGATAGTTATACTAATCCCAAATATGATCAATTAGAAGTTGTAACCCGGATAAGTAGTAAAAATATCctgtcacgtgatattACCATATTCCTTCTAggatatattatataccCTTACACAGAAGTCACTGTACAATCCgagggtttttttttttttgataccCACTTTCATGGCTTCACAGACTCTAGGTGTAATCTCAAGAAGTCAACGCATCAATTCCGGAGTTATGGTCACAcgctatatatatacatgaaTAACCTACCAACgggaaagaattgaaggcGAGTTCCTTAAACTATTGACATTCAAACGGATGCTGCCGTCGCCCAACCAACACACAATCCCTGATAGTTAATATATTACTATGGTATCTCTACCAACTGAATTAGTACATGCTGATGATAAGGATAATAGAGTCACTGATATTGTCTCACCAATTAACGTGGCTACTACCTTCAGATATGACAATGATGACTTGATCCCATGGTCTGAGCGTGAAGACTACAGTTTCATGGAAAAGAAGCCAATATATTCACGTTTAGCTCATCCAAACTCTACTAGGGTGGAATCGATTCTTTCGAAGATTTTAGACGGTGAAGCTGTAGTGTACTCATCAGGCTTGGCCGCTTACTTCGCTATGTTAACACACTATAATCCTAAGAGATTGTTTATTGGTCAATCCTACCATGGATGTCACAGTATTGCCAATATTTACACAAGAAATTGGAAGCTAGAGCAACATAGACTAGATGTCAATGAGATCTTACAACATGCAGACAAGGGTGATATCGTACATATTGAATCTCCTGTTAACCCATATGGTACTTCTTTTGATATTCAAGCGTTTGCTGATGCTGCTCATACTAAGGGGGCATTGCTCGTTATTGATTCAACCTTCGCACCACCTCCTTTGCAGTATGCATGGGACTTTGGTGCAGATGTTATAGTTCATTCTGCTACAAAGTATCTTGGTGGTCACTCAGACTTGTTGGCAGGCGCTCTTGTTGTTAAGGATAAAGAAGTTGCCGCTCAATTGAGGACAGATAGGATATATCTCGGTACTAATATTGCAAACCTAGAAGCTTTTTTACTATTGAGATCTCTTAGAACTTTTGAAATGAGAATCAAAACTCAATCTGAGAACGCTACGAAATTGGTCAGCTACTTATCGGAACACAAAGCTGAGTTCCCAGACGTCATAGATAAGATTTTCCACTCTTCACTACAGACCGAATCGTTCGTCAAGAGGCAATTGAAGGGTGGGTATGGACCGGTATTTTCTATAACcttaaaaacaaaagagcaATGCAAAAAGTTTCCTCAACTGTTAGAGTATTTCCAACACGCTACTTCTCTTGGTGGTGTTGAATCTTTGGTTGAGTGGAGAGCTTTGACTGATCCAAATATCGAACAAACATTGATCAGAGTTTCAGTTGGTGTCGAAAGTGCAGAAGATCTAATTAATGATTTCACATCGGGTCTTAAGAAACTACAGGATGAACACAAAAATTAAATCGACTGTCTTTGTAATATCTTAATATTTACATATGAACATCTGGTAGTGTTCGTGCTTGCGATTAGTCGTTACCAGACGATACTCtttatatttcattttatttttcgaACACTTTCAATTGTTGTTACCCTAATCTAATTTTATAATACAAAATGCCCAACGAAACAGGGAAAGCCCTTAAAATACTCTACACTGagatacatatatgtagaTAGATATGTACTTGGACAAAACGCAATATATATTGAGATGAAAGGTTACATACATGTATAACTGACTTAATTGTTGTGATAAAACATTCAATCTTGTAGAAAAGCAGCATAGAAAAGTTGTAACAAAGCGTGATGTTAGAATCCCTAGTGTCCGCATTACTTAACAGGTTTTTGGGTGCCTATGTTGAGAATTTCGATCCAAAACAATTGAATGTTGGTATCTGGAATGGAGACGTTAAGCTTCGTAATTTGCGATTGAGAAAAGATTCTTTGGACGCTTTGGACTTGCC
Protein-coding regions in this window:
- the APE4 gene encoding aspartyl aminopeptidase, which produces MLRIHLRTKSTMSGAKAFNYPQEFINFLNSSPTPYHAVHNIKSHFLSKGFKELKETDSWDKSLERGSKYFVTRNNSSIVAFVVGKEWAPGNPVAIVGTHTDSPVLRIKPISKRASEGFAQIGVECYGGGIWHSWFDSDLSIAGRVMVHDKDTKKTVAKLVDLKKPLLKIPTLAIHLDRDVNAKFEFNKETQLLPISGLSLNDKKQEEAKKIDGCCGDSQPLSEAQFSSLKSIIERHHEDLLKLISKDLELESVNDIIDFELILYDHKPSTLGGINDEFVFSGRLDNLTSCFTAMHGLTEVENLDPNMEKGINLAAMFDHEEIGSSSAQGADSNFLPNVLERILTSRALSTSTAEENPNSWEAPSSTLLQTAAKSFFLSSDVAHAAHPNYASKHESQHKPQFGSGPVVKVNANQRYMTNSPGLVLIKQIADEAKVPLQLFVGANNVPCGSTIGPILASKTGIRTLDIGNPILSMHSIRETGSAKDIELQIKLFKHYYERYCSIQETIDV
- a CDS encoding putative cystathionine beta-lyase; its protein translation is MVSLPTELVHADDKDNRVTDIVSPINVATTFRYDNDDLIPWSEREDYSFMEKKPIYSRLAHPNSTRVESILSKILDGEAVVYSSGLAAYFAMLTHYNPKRLFIGQSYHGCHSIANIYTRNWKLEQHRLDVNEILQHADKGDIVHIESPVNPYGTSFDIQAFADAAHTKGALLVIDSTFAPPPLQYAWDFGADVIVHSATKYLGGHSDLLAGALVVKDKEVAAQLRTDRIYLGTNIANLEAFLLLRSLRTFEMRIKTQSENATKLVSYLSEHKAEFPDVIDKIFHSSLQTESFVKRQLKGGYGPVFSITLKTKEQCKKFPQLLEYFQHATSLGGVESLVEWRALTDPNIEQTLIRVSVGVESAEDLINDFTSGLKKLQDEHKN